The genomic region ATTTTGACGCAACTGGTTTCCATTAGCACCAAAATGGAAAACGAATATTTTAATTATTAATGGAAAAAATTATTCTTTTATTCGCTTCAACCTCGTACCTTTAATTACTTTGATATGACATTTTATGATTTTAGATTACACCGTTAAATATAGCGCCACCAATCGATACGAGGCCTTGGTTAAAAATGCCGTTTGGCAGTTTTTAATTAAACCCGAGGAAAATGAATATCAAGAAATAAAGTCTTTTGATTTTTCGAGTTCCATAAAGGGAAGCATCGACTATTCCGTAAATGCCCTCGGTTTTGAAACTATTAGGCTTTCAGTGCTCGAAAATTTGCGGGAGATTGAGTTTAATGCTGAATTTGAAGTGAATAAAAAAACTTTCAATCCTTTTGATTTTGAAAGCTTGGGAAGAACGAAAGAACTTGAAATTATAAATTCATTGGACTTTAAAACGGAATTTGAGCCCTATTTAAAACGAACCGAATTAACGAAAATAGACCTTAGCGAAGAAAAATTATTTCGCTTGGATGCAGTAGAGCCCACCTTTAACCAATTGCAAAAATTAAATACTTGGGTCTACAACCATATAGAATTTAAGCCTGGAGTAACTTCCGTAAAGACATCGGCTTCTAAAGTTTTAAAAATGGAAGAAGGTGTTTGTCAGGATTTTTCGCATCTATTCTGTGCCATTTGCAGGGAAAATTCAATTCCAGCGCGTTATGTTTCTGGCTATCTGCACCAAGGGATTGGATATTCGGGAGATTCGCAATTGCACGCTTGGGCAGAATGCTATGTTCCAGGTATTGGATGGGTTGGCTTCGACCCCACGAATAATTTAATTGTAAGTCAAGACCACATTAAAATATGCCACGGAAAAGACTATAACGATTGTTCTCCCCTTAAAGGCATTATATACGCTACGGGAAGCGGTTCTAATACTTCAGAGCACCGGGTACAGGTTTCTGCACAGCAATAATTGCTTTTCTTTCAGAAAAAATAATACATCATTTTTAAAAGTATAGTACTTTTGAAGAAAATTAGACTTTTATGATTACTACCGATCAGGTAAAGAATCTCGCTGAACGTACTGCAGATTTAAAGAAATATCTAAATATAGAGCAGAAACGCATCGAAATTCAGAATGAAGAAGAGAAAACCTTTGCGCCAGACTTTTGGGACAATCCAAAAGAGGCAGAAGCGATAATGAAAGAATTGCGTACCCAAAAGAAATGGGTTGAAGATTACAATAAAGCCAACACTTTAGTTGGCGACCTCGACGTTCTTTTCGAGTTTTATAAAGAAGGTGAAGCTACAGAAGAAGACATTATCAACCAGTTTACAAAGGCAAAAGAACTTATAGAAAGTATGGAGTTTAAAAACATGCTTTCTGAAGAAGGGGATAGCATGAGTGCCGTTTTACAAATTACGGCCGGCGCTGGCGGTACAGAGAGTTGCGATTGGGCTTCCATGCTTATGAGGATGTATTTAATGTGGGGTGAAAAACACGGTTATAAAATAAAAGAATTAAACCACCAAGAAGGGGATGTTGCTGGAATAAAAACGGTAACCCTTGAGTTTGATGGGGATTTCGCCTTTGGTTGGTTAAAAGGCGAAAACGGCGTACACCGCTTGGTAAGAATCTCACCTTTCGACAGCAACGCTAAGAGGCACACGTCTTTTGCTTCGGTTTATGTTTATCCGTTGGCCGACGATTCTATTGAAATAGATATTAATCCCGCAGATATTTCTTGGGATTTTGCACGCTCTAGTGGTGCTGGGGGACAAAACGTAAATAAAGTAGAGACCAAAGCCATTCTTACCCACCACCCTACCGGAATTATTATTCACAACTCAGAAACCAGGTCCCAATTGGAAAACCGGGAAAAAGCCATGCAAATGCTTAAATCCCAACTTTACGAAATCGAACTTAAAAAACGGCAGGCGGCCCGCGAAGAAATTGAGTCTTCTAAAATGAAAATTGAATGGGGATCGCAAATAAGGAATTATGTAATGCACCCGTACAAATTGGTAAAAGACGTGCGTACAGCGCAAGAAACGGGAAATGTGGATGCCGTTATGGATGGAAATATTGATGAGTTTTTAAAAGCTTATCTCATGATGATGGGACAAAAAGAGGAGGACGTATAAATTATCCCCCATAAAAAAAGGTTATCGAATTATAAATTCTTCAAATAAAAAAAGAGATTTACTTTAGAAGGATATTATGATTTTTGCAAAACTTAAAACGAGTACTTATGATCAAAATATATCACAACCCGCGTTGTAAAAAATCAAGGGAAGGACTTCAAATTGTGGAAGAGTCTGGCAAAGAGTATGAAGTTGTAAAATATTTGGAGGATGTACCTTCGGAAAAAGAGCTCAGGGAAATACTTAATTGCTTAGACATAAAACCAATAAACCTAGTTCGTAAAAACGAAACCGTTTGGAAGGAAAATTACAAAAACAAATCGCTTACAGACGATGAAGTGATCGAAGCTATGTTGGCCAACCCAAAA from Galbibacter sp. BG1 harbors:
- the arsC gene encoding arsenate reductase (glutaredoxin) (This arsenate reductase requires both glutathione and glutaredoxin to convert arsenate to arsenite, after which the efflux transporter formed by ArsA and ArsB can extrude the arsenite from the cell, providing resistance.), encoding MIKIYHNPRCKKSREGLQIVEESGKEYEVVKYLEDVPSEKELREILNCLDIKPINLVRKNETVWKENYKNKSLTDDEVIEAMLANPKLIERPIVMKNDVAVIGRPPENIKGIL
- the prfB gene encoding peptide chain release factor 2 — protein: MITTDQVKNLAERTADLKKYLNIEQKRIEIQNEEEKTFAPDFWDNPKEAEAIMKELRTQKKWVEDYNKANTLVGDLDVLFEFYKEGEATEEDIINQFTKAKELIESMEFKNMLSEEGDSMSAVLQITAGAGGTESCDWASMLMRMYLMWGEKHGYKIKELNHQEGDVAGIKTVTLEFDGDFAFGWLKGENGVHRLVRISPFDSNAKRHTSFASVYVYPLADDSIEIDINPADISWDFARSSGAGGQNVNKVETKAILTHHPTGIIIHNSETRSQLENREKAMQMLKSQLYEIELKKRQAAREEIESSKMKIEWGSQIRNYVMHPYKLVKDVRTAQETGNVDAVMDGNIDEFLKAYLMMMGQKEEDV
- a CDS encoding transglutaminase-like domain-containing protein translates to MILDYTVKYSATNRYEALVKNAVWQFLIKPEENEYQEIKSFDFSSSIKGSIDYSVNALGFETIRLSVLENLREIEFNAEFEVNKKTFNPFDFESLGRTKELEIINSLDFKTEFEPYLKRTELTKIDLSEEKLFRLDAVEPTFNQLQKLNTWVYNHIEFKPGVTSVKTSASKVLKMEEGVCQDFSHLFCAICRENSIPARYVSGYLHQGIGYSGDSQLHAWAECYVPGIGWVGFDPTNNLIVSQDHIKICHGKDYNDCSPLKGIIYATGSGSNTSEHRVQVSAQQ